Proteins encoded in a region of the Chitinophagales bacterium genome:
- a CDS encoding amidophosphoribosyltransferase yields MSDQIKHECGIALIRLLKPLDYYQEKYGSALYGLKKLYLLMEKQHNRGQDGVGVATIKLDPKPGSRYISRRRSNAANPIQEVFKGIFHEFKNLEETAPHRLKDPQWLKHNMKYLGEVMLGHLRYGTHGGNSIEACHPFLRQNNWMARNLVLAGNFNMTNVAELFNQLIELGQHPKELSDTVTVLEKIGHFLDMENQRIFDEYKKQGYENEQISHIIAEKLDLQRILSKSVKDFDGGYVMAGLIGHGDAFVVRDPNGIRPAFYYVDEEVAVVASERPAIQTVFNTPLENVKELKPGHALVIKKNGKLNEVQCRVPEEKTACSFERIYFSRGTDKDIYQERKALGRLLTEKVVKSINYDFENTVFSFIPNTAEISFYGMMEGLNEHLNLHKKKLILEKGISDPGEIDRIIHMQARVEKLAIKDAKLRTFITEDASRDELVSHVYDVTYGLVRKNVDTVVAIDDSIVRGTTLQKSILSILDRLEPKKIVIVSSAPQIRFPDCYGIDMSKMKDFVAFRAAIELLKDRKQESLLRQIYEKCIEENKKPLEEIENKVQELYEQFSDDEISAKISQILKPKHIFSDVEIIYQSIENLHEACPNHKGDWYFSGNFPTNGGNKVVNKAFINYIEGSSERAY; encoded by the coding sequence ATGCGGTATCGCATTAATCCGATTGTTAAAACCCTTAGATTATTACCAGGAAAAATATGGCTCAGCACTCTACGGCCTAAAAAAACTCTACCTCCTGATGGAAAAGCAGCACAACCGCGGTCAGGATGGAGTTGGTGTTGCAACCATTAAACTTGACCCTAAGCCTGGCAGTCGCTACATAAGCAGGCGCAGATCCAATGCCGCCAATCCCATTCAGGAAGTTTTTAAAGGTATATTCCACGAGTTTAAAAATCTGGAAGAAACAGCACCACACCGCCTGAAAGACCCGCAATGGCTTAAGCACAATATGAAATATCTGGGCGAAGTAATGCTGGGACATTTGCGCTACGGAACACATGGGGGAAACAGTATTGAAGCCTGTCATCCCTTTTTGCGTCAAAACAACTGGATGGCCAGAAACCTGGTGCTGGCGGGGAACTTTAATATGACCAATGTTGCTGAACTCTTCAACCAATTGATAGAATTGGGGCAGCATCCAAAAGAGCTTTCCGATACGGTTACTGTTTTGGAAAAGATCGGGCATTTTCTGGACATGGAGAACCAACGTATCTTTGATGAATACAAAAAGCAAGGCTATGAAAATGAGCAAATCTCTCATATAATAGCTGAAAAATTAGACCTGCAAAGAATATTGAGCAAATCGGTGAAAGACTTTGACGGAGGTTATGTAATGGCCGGATTGATAGGGCACGGAGATGCATTTGTGGTGCGGGATCCCAATGGCATTCGACCGGCTTTCTACTATGTAGATGAAGAAGTGGCTGTGGTGGCCAGTGAACGCCCTGCCATTCAGACTGTATTTAATACTCCGCTTGAGAATGTAAAAGAATTAAAACCAGGGCATGCACTTGTTATTAAGAAAAATGGAAAATTAAATGAAGTACAGTGCCGCGTACCCGAAGAAAAAACTGCTTGCAGTTTTGAGCGCATCTACTTTTCCAGAGGTACTGATAAGGACATTTACCAGGAACGAAAAGCATTGGGGCGTTTATTGACTGAAAAGGTGGTGAAATCAATCAATTATGATTTTGAAAACACGGTTTTCTCTTTTATTCCCAACACAGCTGAAATTTCATTTTACGGGATGATGGAAGGGCTCAATGAGCATTTAAACCTGCACAAAAAGAAATTGATACTCGAAAAAGGGATTTCAGATCCAGGGGAGATTGACCGCATTATTCATATGCAAGCAAGAGTAGAAAAGCTGGCTATAAAAGATGCCAAGCTGCGCACTTTTATTACGGAAGATGCATCTCGCGATGAACTGGTATCGCATGTATATGATGTGACCTATGGCCTGGTGCGCAAAAATGTTGATACGGTGGTTGCCATTGACGACTCAATTGTAAGAGGCACTACTTTGCAAAAAAGCATTCTTTCTATTTTAGACCGGCTGGAGCCCAAAAAGATTGTGATTGTTTCTTCTGCACCGCAAATTCGCTTTCCTGACTGTTATGGCATCGATATGTCAAAAATGAAAGATTTTGTGGCATTTAGAGCAGCAATTGAGCTTTTAAAAGACCGCAAGCAGGAAAGTTTGCTACGCCAGATTTATGAGAAGTGTATAGAGGAGAATAAGAAACCGCTGGAAGAAATTGAAAACAAAGTACAGGAGCTCTATGAGCAATTTAGCGATGATGAGATTTCGGCTAAAATATCTCAAATTCTCAAACCAAAACATATTTTCTCTGATGTAGAGATCATATACCAAAGTATTGAAAATTTGCACGAGGCCTGTCCCAACCATAAAGGCGACTGGTATTTTTCGGGCAATTTCCCGACTAATGGAGGCAACAAAGTAGTCAACAAGGCTTTTATCAATTACATAGAGGGCAGTTCTGAAAGGGCTTATTGA
- a CDS encoding T9SS type A sorting domain-containing protein: MNIYQRISLLFFILYSLGLSAQFIFNRFDNIPVVKNNHELKYPWAGGLNNPQFSEADLNNNGILDLVVYNRSYVVKGDKILTFINQGTPGEIDYVYDPAYQAGFYDIGPDSLALDNWLLLKDMDCDGIEDALAGTQPGRIHYYQGIYQNDMLTFKHRNYLRYNPGSVNIFISGLDIPTIIDVNFDGDLDILTFNQGGTTISYFENLSMETFGQCQENFIFEQVDDCWADLKETGNKREFDIDTSCGTINKTGPRHSGSTLLAFDQHGDQAIDILSGNISYPNLTFAENGGNSDTAFVVAQDTLFPSYDISFDCNNFGITFLADVNNDGLKDLIGAPNEPKKSENIASSWYYKNVGDSNNYVFEFVTDSFLTNEMLDFGEGASPLFVDVNQDGKLDILVGNYGYYESTVSYFTSLAYLENIGTDSSFAFRLVDSDFGNLSQDRLTAIHPTVGDLDGDGDLDLIAGDKSGFIHYFENTAGPGNPMQLGPVQGRYFAIDVGEYSTPHLFDANGNGLLDLIIGEKDGNLNYLENKGTATSPSFNSIPDNSFLGEIDVRLPNFYRGYSSPTFSRLDSTNNYFLLSGSQQGVIKVYAFNPDSLLSGKFSLVYEEFSGIKEGENSNITIADLDNDGMFEMVTGNYRGGLSFYSQTDSIQVPDSIINSIQPLKDDLKGSLKLFPNPANNLVNVEWNLPDKEIGSNAQLQIFDSQGKAIYNSSISIVDSNGRHQIDISPYPSGLYLIRVSTGNKRITEKLLKF, from the coding sequence ATGAATATATATCAACGCATATCCTTATTGTTTTTTATTCTATATAGCCTTGGACTCTCCGCACAGTTTATTTTCAATCGCTTTGATAATATACCTGTAGTTAAGAATAATCATGAGTTAAAATATCCCTGGGCTGGTGGATTGAACAATCCGCAATTTTCAGAAGCTGACTTGAACAACAATGGCATATTGGATTTGGTGGTTTATAATAGAAGCTATGTAGTAAAAGGTGACAAAATACTCACTTTTATCAATCAGGGAACACCTGGAGAAATAGATTATGTATATGATCCAGCTTACCAGGCAGGGTTTTACGATATTGGCCCAGATAGTCTGGCTCTGGACAACTGGCTCTTGCTTAAAGACATGGATTGCGATGGTATTGAAGATGCCCTGGCAGGCACCCAACCCGGCCGAATACATTATTATCAGGGTATATACCAGAATGATATGCTGACTTTTAAACACAGGAATTATCTGCGCTACAATCCAGGCTCAGTGAATATTTTTATATCCGGACTGGATATTCCTACTATTATAGATGTTAATTTTGATGGGGATCTCGATATTCTAACCTTTAACCAGGGTGGTACCACTATAAGCTATTTTGAAAATTTATCAATGGAAACATTTGGGCAGTGTCAGGAAAATTTCATTTTTGAGCAAGTAGATGATTGCTGGGCAGATTTAAAGGAAACAGGCAATAAACGAGAATTTGATATTGATACCAGTTGCGGCACTATTAACAAAACAGGCCCCAGACATTCCGGTTCTACATTGCTTGCTTTTGACCAACATGGGGATCAAGCAATTGATATTCTTAGCGGAAATATTTCATATCCGAATTTGACTTTTGCGGAAAATGGAGGTAATAGTGATACAGCTTTTGTAGTAGCTCAAGACACTTTGTTTCCTAGTTACGATATATCTTTTGATTGCAATAATTTCGGCATCACATTTCTTGCCGATGTCAATAATGATGGATTAAAAGACCTGATCGGGGCACCTAATGAGCCTAAAAAATCTGAAAATATAGCCTCTTCCTGGTATTATAAAAATGTAGGAGATTCTAATAATTATGTGTTTGAATTTGTAACGGACAGTTTTCTGACCAATGAAATGCTCGATTTTGGAGAAGGCGCAAGTCCTCTTTTTGTGGATGTAAATCAGGATGGAAAGCTGGATATACTTGTGGGCAATTACGGTTATTATGAAAGTACGGTGAGCTATTTTACATCATTGGCCTATCTGGAAAATATTGGTACCGACAGCAGTTTTGCCTTTCGCCTTGTTGATTCGGATTTTGGCAACTTGTCTCAAGATAGACTTACAGCAATTCACCCTACTGTAGGAGATTTGGATGGCGATGGGGACTTAGACCTCATTGCAGGGGATAAATCAGGTTTTATTCATTACTTTGAAAACACTGCCGGACCCGGCAACCCTATGCAATTGGGCCCCGTTCAAGGCCGTTATTTTGCTATTGATGTGGGCGAATATAGTACTCCTCATCTTTTCGATGCGAATGGCAATGGGCTCTTAGACCTTATCATAGGTGAAAAAGATGGCAATCTGAATTATCTGGAAAATAAAGGGACAGCGACTAGTCCTTCTTTCAATAGCATTCCTGACAATTCCTTTTTAGGCGAAATAGATGTACGTTTACCCAATTTTTATAGAGGATACTCCTCCCCTACATTTTCCAGGCTGGACTCTACGAATAATTATTTTCTGCTTTCAGGCTCACAGCAAGGTGTAATAAAAGTATATGCTTTTAATCCCGACAGTCTTTTATCAGGAAAATTCTCATTAGTCTATGAAGAATTTTCCGGCATTAAAGAAGGTGAAAACAGTAATATCACTATTGCAGACCTTGATAATGACGGGATGTTTGAAATGGTAACGGGCAATTACAGAGGTGGACTTAGCTTTTATTCGCAAACTGATAGCATCCAAGTTCCCGACTCAATTATCAATTCAATCCAACCCTTAAAAGACGATCTCAAGGGCTCTCTTAAGCTGTTTCCAAACCCGGCAAACAACCTTGTGAATGTAGAATGGAATTTGCCTGATAAAGAAATAGGCAGCAATGCTCAATTGCAAATTTTCGACAGCCAGGGAAAGGCAATATACAACAGCAGTATTTCTATTGTTGATTCAAATGGCCGCCATCAAATTGACATTAGTCCATATCCTTCAGGTCTCTACCTGATTCGGGTCTCTACAGGAAATAAACGCATCACCGAGAAGCTCTTAAAGTTTTAA
- a CDS encoding ATP-binding cassette domain-containing protein, which translates to MITVNDLSLQYGKRILFDDVNIKFTKGNCYGVIGANGAGKSTFLKILSGEIDPTSGQVDITPGERMAVLKQDHNAFDKYQVLETVLRGHSKLWDIMEERNAIYAKPDFSDADGIKAGELEEEFANMEGWNAESDAAELLSNLGIKEELHTKMMHELTGKEKVRVLLAQALFGNPDLLLLDEPTNDLDVETISWLEDFLADFKNTVIVVSHDRHFLDMVCTHIADIDFSKIQLYTGNYSFWYESSQLAARQRSDKNKKTEDKRKELMDFIQRFSANASKSRQATSRKKALEKLKIDEIRPSTRRYPGVIFKQEREAGNDILEVSDLSASHEGEKLFSNISFTVNKGDKIAITGSNSLAISRFFEILAGKAKAETGEVKWGVTITTAYLPSNNDEYFDASMNLIDWLRQYSENKDETYIRGFLGKMLFSGEETLKKSNVLSGGEKVRCMLSRLMLKEGNVLLMDEPTNHLDMETIVALNNAMKDFAGTILFTSHDHELNNSVATRVIELTPNGALDKLMNYDEYINSEAVKEQREALMAVV; encoded by the coding sequence ATGATCACTGTAAACGACCTCAGCCTCCAATACGGAAAACGCATTTTATTTGATGATGTGAATATCAAATTCACCAAAGGCAATTGCTATGGAGTAATTGGAGCCAATGGTGCGGGGAAATCTACATTTCTTAAAATACTCTCAGGAGAAATTGATCCCACCTCAGGACAGGTTGACATCACTCCGGGTGAGCGTATGGCTGTGCTTAAACAAGATCACAATGCTTTTGACAAATACCAGGTACTGGAAACAGTATTGCGCGGCCACAGCAAACTGTGGGATATTATGGAAGAGCGCAATGCCATATATGCCAAACCCGATTTCAGTGATGCTGATGGCATTAAAGCTGGAGAATTAGAAGAGGAATTTGCCAATATGGAAGGTTGGAATGCAGAATCTGATGCCGCTGAATTGCTGAGTAACCTGGGAATAAAAGAAGAGTTGCATACCAAAATGATGCACGAACTTACCGGTAAAGAAAAAGTACGTGTATTGCTGGCTCAGGCGCTTTTCGGCAATCCCGACCTCTTGCTGCTGGATGAGCCTACAAATGATCTGGATGTAGAAACCATTAGCTGGCTGGAGGATTTTCTTGCAGATTTTAAAAATACTGTGATTGTTGTATCGCACGACAGGCACTTCCTCGATATGGTTTGTACACATATTGCCGATATTGATTTTAGCAAAATACAATTGTACACAGGAAATTACTCTTTCTGGTATGAATCCAGTCAATTGGCCGCAAGACAGCGCTCTGATAAAAACAAGAAAACAGAGGACAAACGCAAAGAGTTGATGGATTTTATTCAACGGTTTTCGGCCAATGCTTCTAAATCCAGACAAGCTACTTCAAGGAAAAAAGCCCTGGAAAAATTAAAGATTGATGAAATAAGACCTTCCACCAGGCGCTATCCCGGTGTTATCTTTAAACAAGAGCGCGAAGCGGGGAATGACATTTTGGAAGTCAGTGACCTGAGTGCATCCCATGAAGGCGAAAAATTATTTTCAAATATCAGTTTCACGGTCAACAAAGGCGATAAAATCGCTATTACCGGTAGCAACAGCCTTGCGATTTCCCGCTTTTTTGAAATCCTTGCAGGAAAAGCAAAAGCCGAGACGGGCGAGGTAAAATGGGGCGTTACCATTACCACTGCCTATTTACCCTCTAACAATGACGAATATTTTGACGCATCAATGAATTTGATAGATTGGCTGCGTCAATATTCTGAAAATAAAGATGAAACCTATATTCGCGGATTTTTAGGGAAAATGCTTTTTAGCGGGGAAGAAACCCTCAAAAAATCCAATGTATTATCCGGAGGGGAAAAGGTGCGCTGTATGTTGTCACGACTGATGTTGAAAGAAGGCAATGTGCTGCTTATGGACGAACCAACCAATCACCTTGATATGGAAACCATCGTGGCTCTGAACAATGCCATGAAAGATTTTGCAGGCACTATTCTGTTTACCTCACATGACCACGAATTGAACAATTCAGTAGCAACCCGGGTAATTGAGCTCACACCAAATGGCGCCCTTGACAAACTGATGAACTACGATGAGTACATCAATAGCGAAGCCGTAAAAGAGCAACGCGAAGCATTAATGGCTGTAGTATAG
- a CDS encoding 2,3,4,5-tetrahydropyridine-2,6-dicarboxylate N-succinyltransferase, with product MSEELKNIIERAWEERSLLEDSATQKAINEVIEALDKGKLRVAEPSGDGWKVNDWVKKAVILYFPIRKMEKIEVGPFEFHDKMALKKDYQKLGIRVVPHAISRYGAYIASGVVMMPSYVNIGAYVDSGTMVDTWATVGSCAQIGKNVHLSGGVGIGGVLEPVQAAPVIIEDNCFIGSRCIVVEGVRVKKEAVLGANVVLTQSTKILDVSGAETVEYKAEIPERSVVIPGSYTKKFPAGNYQVPCALIIGKRKASTDKKTSLNECLRGFEVAV from the coding sequence ATGAGCGAAGAATTAAAAAATATTATTGAGAGGGCATGGGAAGAACGCAGCCTTTTAGAAGACAGTGCCACTCAAAAGGCAATCAATGAAGTAATAGAAGCCCTTGACAAAGGAAAGTTACGCGTGGCAGAGCCTTCTGGTGATGGCTGGAAAGTCAACGATTGGGTGAAAAAAGCAGTGATTCTGTATTTCCCTATCCGGAAAATGGAAAAGATAGAAGTCGGTCCTTTTGAGTTTCACGATAAAATGGCCTTGAAAAAAGATTATCAAAAACTGGGCATAAGGGTTGTTCCACATGCTATTTCCAGATATGGTGCATATATTGCCAGTGGTGTAGTAATGATGCCTTCTTATGTGAATATAGGAGCATATGTAGACAGTGGGACAATGGTAGATACTTGGGCAACGGTTGGTTCCTGTGCGCAAATCGGCAAAAATGTACATCTGAGCGGAGGTGTGGGTATCGGAGGTGTTTTAGAACCTGTACAGGCAGCTCCCGTTATTATTGAAGACAATTGCTTTATCGGTTCGCGTTGTATAGTAGTAGAAGGGGTGCGCGTGAAAAAAGAAGCAGTGCTCGGTGCCAATGTTGTATTGACACAATCTACAAAGATACTGGATGTTAGCGGTGCTGAAACAGTAGAATACAAAGCTGAGATTCCAGAGCGATCTGTTGTAATTCCCGGCAGTTATACAAAAAAATTCCCTGCCGGAAACTACCAGGTGCCCTGCGCATTGATTATCGGCAAGAGAAAAGCTTCTACAGATAAAAAAACCTCCCTGAATGAATGTTTGAGAGGTTTTGAAGTTGCCGTTTAA
- a CDS encoding toxin-antitoxin system YwqK family antitoxin — protein MYNLRIAYFLIFSMLIFISACKEQDPVKVENWYDEDQTRLKETYFIKGEDEQVRIGAYKSYYSDGQLKEEKNYKDGDLSGVAKYFDENGTLIEKCEYSKGELHGKRVLYKEGKKEIEETYKRGNYHGPYASYYPNGKLREKGQFIENSMEGEWEFFYESGKLRESVQFEGNKEHGPYKRYYENGELESTGQFENEKETGYWEYYYESGALKEQVNFKEGWEQGVVTVFTEEGDTSKRIIYEAGRVTDYKEY, from the coding sequence ATGTACAATTTAAGAATTGCTTATTTCCTGATTTTTTCAATGTTGATTTTTATATCTGCCTGTAAAGAACAGGATCCAGTAAAAGTTGAAAATTGGTACGATGAAGATCAAACCCGGCTCAAAGAAACGTATTTTATAAAAGGCGAAGATGAACAAGTTAGAATTGGTGCCTACAAGTCCTATTATTCCGATGGGCAATTAAAAGAAGAAAAAAACTACAAAGATGGAGACCTTAGTGGAGTTGCCAAGTATTTTGATGAAAATGGTACTTTGATAGAAAAATGCGAATACTCCAAAGGGGAACTGCACGGCAAAAGAGTTTTGTACAAGGAGGGTAAAAAAGAGATAGAAGAAACCTACAAGCGGGGCAATTATCATGGTCCATACGCCTCTTATTATCCCAATGGCAAGCTGCGCGAAAAAGGACAGTTCATCGAAAACAGTATGGAAGGGGAGTGGGAGTTTTTTTATGAAAGTGGTAAACTGAGAGAGTCTGTTCAGTTTGAAGGCAATAAAGAGCACGGCCCCTACAAACGCTATTATGAAAATGGCGAATTGGAATCGACAGGGCAGTTTGAAAATGAAAAAGAGACCGGATACTGGGAATATTATTATGAAAGTGGCGCTTTAAAAGAGCAGGTGAACTTCAAAGAAGGCTGGGAACAGGGAGTTGTAACTGTCTTTACAGAAGAAGGCGATACCAGTAAAAGAATTATATACGAAGCTGGCAGAGTAACGGATTACAAAGAGTATTGA
- a CDS encoding HD domain-containing protein has protein sequence MLQIRPDEEQVLFKIAEAAQSLGMPAYAVGGFVRDKILKRPTKDIDIVCIGSGIKLAKASAALFPKTSKVSVFKSFGTAMFKVGDLELEFVGARKESYTRNSRKPIVEDGSLEDDQNRRDFTINALAISLDKENYGELIDPFDGIRDLDLRIIRTPLDPDITFSDDPLRMMRALRFSAQLGFNIDPITMKAIERNAERISIVSQERITTELNKIVESPKPSKGIKPLFKTGLLKLVFPEMQALHGVETIDGKSHKDNFYHTLQVLDNLSEKSDDLWLRWAAILHDIAKPVCKRFDPKTGWTFYGHDAIGAKMVPKIFRRLKLPMNEKMKYVQKMVALHLRPIGLNKSITSDSAIRRLLFEAGDDVEDLMLLCEADITTKNREKRVRFRKNFDIVKRKLKEIEEKDQVRNFQPPISGEEVMKCFNIKPGRSVGIIKNSIKEAILDGEIKNQRDEAWGYMLKKGEELGLKAKK, from the coding sequence ATGTTGCAAATTCGCCCCGATGAGGAGCAGGTACTCTTTAAAATTGCTGAGGCTGCCCAATCGTTGGGAATGCCCGCCTATGCAGTAGGTGGTTTTGTGCGCGATAAAATTTTAAAAAGACCAACTAAGGATATTGATATTGTTTGTATTGGAAGCGGAATAAAATTGGCCAAAGCCAGTGCGGCACTTTTTCCAAAAACTTCTAAAGTAAGCGTATTTAAGAGTTTTGGGACAGCTATGTTTAAAGTTGGCGATCTGGAACTCGAATTTGTGGGCGCACGCAAAGAATCCTATACCCGCAATTCACGCAAACCAATTGTAGAAGATGGCAGTCTCGAAGACGATCAGAACCGCAGGGATTTCACTATCAATGCGCTGGCTATAAGCCTAGATAAAGAAAACTACGGAGAGCTGATAGATCCATTTGACGGTATCAGGGACCTTGACCTGCGCATTATCAGAACACCCCTCGACCCGGATATCACTTTTTCTGACGACCCGCTGCGTATGATGCGGGCATTGCGTTTTTCAGCTCAACTTGGCTTTAATATTGATCCTATTACTATGAAAGCCATAGAACGCAATGCTGAAAGAATAAGCATTGTTTCTCAGGAAAGAATTACAACTGAGCTCAATAAAATTGTTGAAAGTCCCAAGCCATCAAAAGGTATTAAACCCCTTTTTAAAACTGGATTATTAAAATTAGTTTTCCCCGAAATGCAGGCTTTACACGGAGTGGAAACCATTGATGGAAAAAGCCACAAAGACAATTTTTATCATACCCTTCAGGTGCTGGACAATCTTTCTGAAAAGAGTGATGATTTATGGTTGAGATGGGCGGCTATACTTCACGACATTGCAAAACCTGTCTGCAAGCGTTTTGACCCTAAAACTGGCTGGACATTTTACGGACACGATGCCATTGGCGCTAAAATGGTGCCCAAAATTTTTCGCAGACTCAAACTTCCGATGAATGAAAAAATGAAGTATGTTCAGAAAATGGTGGCTTTGCATTTGCGTCCCATTGGACTGAACAAAAGCATTACTTCCGACTCGGCTATTCGCAGGCTGCTTTTTGAAGCCGGAGATGATGTGGAAGACTTAATGCTTCTCTGCGAAGCAGATATCACGACTAAAAACAGGGAAAAAAGAGTGCGCTTCCGCAAAAATTTCGATATCGTAAAACGCAAGCTCAAAGAAATTGAAGAAAAGGATCAGGTCAGGAATTTTCAACCGCCTATTTCAGGAGAAGAGGTTATGAAGTGTTTTAATATCAAACCAGGTCGCTCGGTAGGGATTATAAAAAACAGCATCAAAGAAGCAATACTTGACGGAGAGATCAAAAATCAACGCGATGAAGCTTGGGGTTATATGCTGAAAAAAGGAGAGGAGCTGGGCTTGAAGGCTAAAAAATAG